The sequence ATAGACGTAAAATGATGCGTTTTCAAGTTTTTCCCCAGCAAAAATCCCATCCAAATTTTCACGTAAATGTTCATTGAAGATGAAATTATGCGCAGTCGGCACTTCATCATATTTCCGGTCCATTCCGAGATACATCAGGAAGCAGGAACAGGAATATTTCATGCTGTCGATTTTTTTATCCGTATACTTTCCTTTCGCTTTCGGTTCCTTAACAAGGTTCTTCATCGCATATGGGAAATCTGCGTTACACATGACGAAATCGGATTCGATTACTTCACCTTCGATTCGGATCCCTTTCGCTTCACCATTTTCGATAACAATTTCATCGACTGGTGAATTGTAATGAACTTTACCACCCAACTCCAGAAACAGCCTTTCAAGTGATGTAGCCATCGTATACATTCCACCTTTAATGAACCAAACACCATAAATGAACTCGATCATCGGAATCATCGAATAGAGTGAAGGACCGCTATACGGGGATACACCTATATAGAGCGTTTGAAAACTAATCATCTGTTTCAAACGTTCATTTTTGATATATTTGCTTAGGAATTTATCCGCATTATCAAATGTTTTCAACTTCATACCTTGGCGAAGCATTGATAGATTATAAAAGTCTGATGGCTTGCGGAAAGGCTTTTGGAGGAAATGTTCCTTTGCAACGAGGAACCTTTTGTAAATCTCCTGCAAATAATCTAGAAATCCTTGTGCGTCTGCTTCGCTAATATCTTCAAACACTTCCATCAGCTTTGTCATTTCGGATGAAATTTCGTAATGATCTTCCGGCTTATTTCCAAAGAATACACTATACATCGGATCCAACCGTTCCAT is a genomic window of Sporosarcina oncorhynchi containing:
- a CDS encoding phytoene desaturase family protein, with translation MKKKVTVIGAGVAGLASAIRLQHAGYEVELYEKESLAGGKMNRIEKDGYTFDLGPTIVMMPELYREIFQLCGRDPDDYIPMERLDPMYSVFFGNKPEDHYEISSEMTKLMEVFEDISEADAQGFLDYLQEIYKRFLVAKEHFLQKPFRKPSDFYNLSMLRQGMKLKTFDNADKFLSKYIKNERLKQMISFQTLYIGVSPYSGPSLYSMIPMIEFIYGVWFIKGGMYTMATSLERLFLELGGKVHYNSPVDEIVIENGEAKGIRIEGEVIESDFVMCNADFPYAMKNLVKEPKAKGKYTDKKIDSMKYSCSCFLMYLGMDRKYDEVPTAHNFIFNEHLRENLDGIFAGEKLENASFYVYMGSKLDPSLAPEGKDGLYILVPVSDKSCAQYEWDEETIAHYRGYVLDALKEIKGFENVENEIVSETFMTPKDFEERFNAYNGATFGLQPTLGQSNHMRPQSKATHCENFYFTGSSTHPGAGVPIVLLSARIATEELLHDDKGILFHTR